The window TACCCTCGATTCGTGTTAGCGTGTATGTACCATTAGAATTACGCTTAAGTTCGGCTTTGAGATCTTCACTGCCATAGTCATTGATGATAGTTAAGACAGCTTTTTTCCCTTTAATGGTAGCATCAGAGATAATCCACTTACGAGTATCACGCACTGCACCAAAGTAGCCCGGAACCTCTCCGAAAATCTCTTGTCGTGGCACAGTGATGTTGTTATGGTAGAAATCAATATCCATCCATACTTGGAACTCATCATTGACGAGATGTGCCTTAAAGATAGAGTCATTATTCTGTGCTATCTTACCATTTGTTGAAGAAGAAGTTTCTGTCTTCGTAGTGGATAAGTTTCTTTGAGCTAATATGTTGGTTGAGAAAGCCAGCATAGCCATTATTGTCAGTACAATCTTTTGTTTCATGTCTATGAATGTTGGTTAGTTGCAAAGTTAATGATTTTAATTAATTAATACTATGAATTCTTTAAAAATGTACGGATTAAATTGTTGCTTTACTTATTTTGTATTACCTTTGTAGCGGTATGTATCAAATATTTTAAAGGAGAAGATGTTGTTTCCAGATTATATTTTTGAGACCAGCTGGGAAGTATGTAATAAGGTCGGAGGAATTTATACAGTACTTTCTACTCGTGCAAAGACATTACAAGAAAAGATAAAGGATCATGTTATCTTCCTTGGTCCTGACTGCTGGCAAGAGACACCGTCCCCTTACTTTAAGGAGGATAAGAAGCTATTTGCTGAATGGCAGCAGAAAGCCGCCTCTGAGGGTCTATCGGTAAAGGTAGGTCGTTGGGATATTCCCGGTGAGCCAATCGCTATGCTCGTTGATTTTCAGTCATGCTTTGAGCATAAGGAAGAATTCTATGGTAAGCTTTGGGAGTATTATCGTGTTGATAGTCTTCATGCTTACGGCGATTATGATGAATCAGCAATGTTTGCTTATGCTACGGCACTTGTCGTAGAGAGTTTCTATAAATTTTATCTCAGCGAAAAAGATAAGGTTATCTTCCATGCAAACGAATGGCAGACAGGTTTTGCTGCACTCGTATTGCAACATCGTCAGCCACAGATAGCATCAATCTTTACAACTCACGCAACAGGTATTGGTCGCAGTATAGCGGGCAATAACAAGCCATTGTACGAATATCTTTGGGCATATAATGGTGACCAGATGGCTTCGGAGTTGAATATGGAGAGCAAGCATTCTATTGAGAAGCAGACTGCTCATTATGTTGATTGCTTCACGACAGTGAGCGATATTACTGCAACAGAGTGCAAAGAGCTGCTTGATAAGCCTGTGGATTTAGTTCTTCCAAATGGTTTTGAGAACGATTTTGTACCAAAGGGTGCAACCTTCACAAAGAAGCGTAAGGCAGCACGTAAGCGTTTGCTTGATGTAGCCAATGCGCTGACAGGTGACGATATACAAGATGATGCGTTAATCGTATCAACCAGCGGACGTTATGAGTTTCGCAATAAAGGAATTGATGTGTTTATTGAGTCAATGAACCGTTTGCGTTTTGATGAGAACCTGAAGAAGCAGGTTATAGCCTTTATTGAAGTTCCGGGCTGGGTAGCAGGTCCACGTCAGGACCTTGTAGAGCGTCTCAACAGCGGTAAACTGTTTGACACACCATTGGATAAACCTGTACTCACACATTGGCTCCACAATATGGATCATGACAATGTGCTGAATATGCTCAGTTCTCTCGGTATAAACAATGCAAAGGGAGATAAGGTGAAGGTCATTCTCTTACCTTGCTATCTGACAGGTGATGATGGCATTATGAATATGAGCTATTATGACCTCGTGTTGGGTAATGACCTCTGTGTCTACCCGTCTTACTATGAGCCATGGGGATATACACCATTAGAGGCAATAGCCTTTAAGGTTCCTTGTATTACAACCGACCTTGCCGGCTTTGGCTTGTGGGCAAATACAGAGAAAGGAAAATATAGCGAGATAGAAGATGGTGTGAAGGTATTACATCGTACAGATTATAATTATTCAGAGGTAGCTGATGGTATTAAGGATACCATAGCCCGTTACTCTTGCTTTACGAAGACGGAGGTGAACAAGTGTCGTTCAAATGCCGAGAAGCTCTCTTGTAAGGCTCTTTGGAGTGAGTTTATCATCTATTATGAGCAGGCTTACGACATAGCATTAAAGAAAGCAGCTGCAAGAAACAAGTGATAACTGCTTAGTAACGAAATAAAGAAATAACAGTCAAAACTATAATAAGTTATGAAATTAAATCAGATTATTCCAACGAACCTCAGTGGAAAGAGGTAACTGTAAAGTCAACTCTGCCAAAGGAGCTGGCATGTCTTGATGAGCTTGCTCACAATATGTGGTGGGCATGGAATTACGAAGCACGCAACATGTTCAAAGCTCTTGATGAGGAACTCTATGAAGAGGTTGGACATAATCCTGTCCAGCTCCTTGAGCGTCTTAGCTATGACCGTAAGGAAGCTATCGTAAAGGACAAAAAGCTGATGAAGCAGGTGGGTGA is drawn from Prevotella melaninogenica and contains these coding sequences:
- a CDS encoding glycogen/starch synthase, with product MLFPDYIFETSWEVCNKVGGIYTVLSTRAKTLQEKIKDHVIFLGPDCWQETPSPYFKEDKKLFAEWQQKAASEGLSVKVGRWDIPGEPIAMLVDFQSCFEHKEEFYGKLWEYYRVDSLHAYGDYDESAMFAYATALVVESFYKFYLSEKDKVIFHANEWQTGFAALVLQHRQPQIASIFTTHATGIGRSIAGNNKPLYEYLWAYNGDQMASELNMESKHSIEKQTAHYVDCFTTVSDITATECKELLDKPVDLVLPNGFENDFVPKGATFTKKRKAARKRLLDVANALTGDDIQDDALIVSTSGRYEFRNKGIDVFIESMNRLRFDENLKKQVIAFIEVPGWVAGPRQDLVERLNSGKLFDTPLDKPVLTHWLHNMDHDNVLNMLSSLGINNAKGDKVKVILLPCYLTGDDGIMNMSYYDLVLGNDLCVYPSYYEPWGYTPLEAIAFKVPCITTDLAGFGLWANTEKGKYSEIEDGVKVLHRTDYNYSEVADGIKDTIARYSCFTKTEVNKCRSNAEKLSCKALWSEFIIYYEQAYDIALKKAAARNK